The DNA sequence CTGCGGCCGATGAGCCCACCACGCACCGGGAAGTGCTTGGTCAGGTCCTTGACCACGAGCAGCGGCTCGCGCCCGGAACGCTTCTCCTCGGCGGCCTCGTCGGCCGGCTTCACCAGTGTCGTGTCGCTCACTGCGCCACCCCCGCGGACGGTGCGATGTCTTCGGCGTAGTACCGCTTCCGGTCGGCTTCGGACAGGTGGCAGGCCACCAGGTGACCGCGCTCCTGAACCTGGCGCAGCTCCGGCACCTCGGTGAAGGAGCGGTCGCCGTTGCGTCCGGCGTACCGGCACCGGGGGTTGAACGCACACCCGGACGGCAGATTGATCAACGACGGCGGGTTGCCCTTGATCGGCACAAGTTCCGCGTCGGCGTCACCGTGCAGGGACGGCACGCTGGCGAGCAGACCCCAGGTGTACGGGTGCTGCGGCCGACGGAGCACCTGCTCGGTGCTCCCGAACTCGACCGCCCGGCCGCCGTACATCACCAGGACGTCGTCGGCGACCTGGGCGACCACGCCGAGGTCGTGGGTGATCATGATGATCGCGGAGTTGAACTCCTTCTGGAGATCCTCGAGCAGGTCCAGAATCTGCGCCTGCACGGTCACGTCGAGCGCGGTGGTCGGCTCGTCGGCGATCAGCAGGTCCGGGTCGTTGACCAGGGCCATCGCGATCATCGCGCGCTGGCGCATGCCGCCGGAGAACTCGTGCGGGTAGGCGTTGGCCCGCTTCTGGGGCTGCGGGATGCCGACCCGGTCGAGCATCTCGACGGCCCGCTTGTTGGCTTCGGCCTTGGACGCCGACGGGTGATGCACCTTGTACGCCTCGGCGATCTGCCGCCCCACCTTGTAATAGGGATGCAGAGCCGACAGCGGATCCTGGAAGATCATTGCCATGTCCCGGCCACGCAGCCGCCGCACCTGTTCCTCGTTCATCCCGACGACGTTGCGGCCGCCCACCTCGATCTCGCCCGAGATCTTGGTGCGCTTGGCGTTGTGCAGGCCGAGGATGGACAGGCTGGTGACCGACTTGCCGGAGCCGGACTCCCCGACGATGCCGAGGGTACGGCCGCGCTCCACCGAGAACGAGATGCCGTCGACCGCGCGGACCACGCCGTCCTCGGTGTTGAACTGCACCCGCAGGTCCTTGACCTGGAGGTACGGGCCCTTCGCCGGGTCGGTGGCGGCGGTGTTGCCGGAGGCCAAAGTACTCATAGCTGCTCCCCTGGCCTCAGCCGAGCCGGACACGCGGGTCGATGACGGCGTACAGCATGTCGACGATGATGTTCATCGTCACGATAAAGAAGGCCGCGATGAGCACCGTGGCCATGACCACCGGCAGGTTGAGCTCGCCCACCGCCTCGACCGCCGCCCGGCCGATGCCGTTCAGGCTGAAGACCGACTCGGTGATGAGCACACCGCCCAACTGGACACCGAGGTCCAGGCCGGCGATCGTCACGATCGGGGTGATGGCGGCGCGCAGCGCGTGCCGGCCATTGACGGTGCGGTTCGGCAGCCCCTTGGCCCGGGCGGTACGGACGAAGTCCTCCGACAGCGTCTCGACCATCTGGGCCCGGGAGAACCGGGCGTAGGCTGCCGAGTTGATCAGGCCCAGGGTGATCCACGGCAGCAGCAGACCACTCGCCCAAGCTACTGGGTCCTGGGTTATCGGGGTATATGACGGGTTCGGTAGCACGCCCAGGGTGTAGACCAGGAGCAGCAACAACAGGAACCCGAGGGTGTAGATCTGGGTCGAGGCGAAGCCGAGCGAGAGTGCGATGGCGCCCCGGTCGAACAAGGTTCCCTTCCGCAGCGCGGAGATCATGCCCAGTCCGACGCCGACGGTCAGATAGATGACCATCGCTCCACCGACGACGCTCGCCGTCACCGGGAAGGAGCGCTTCATCATGTCGGTGACCGGCTCGCGACCACGGAACGAGTAGCCGAGGCACGGTGCGGGGCACTCGCGGACGGTGGTGGCGTCGACGATGGTACGGCCGACGAAGACACCCTTGACGAAGTCCGCGTACTGCTGGTGGGCCGGACGGTCGAGCCCGAGGCTCTCGTTGACCTGCGCGATCCGCTCCGGCGAGCAGTTCTTGCCACACATGACGTACGCCGGGCTCGACGGCACCATGAAGAAGAGCGCGAAGCCCACGATCGAGACCAGGATCAACGTCATTGCTCCCAGGAGCAGACGCTTTATCAGGAAACGGAGCATTTAATCAGCACTTTCGGCCGGTCACCGGGTCATCGGTGACGAGCGGCGGGATGGCCGGGGTCCGGCCATCCCGCCGTCGCTGTTACTTACTTACGGCTTGACGAAGATGGTGTTGAGGGTCAGGTGACCGAACGAGTCGCTGAGGAACGTCCCGCCGATCTTCGAACCGAACATCTCGTAGTTGCCGATGTACCAGAGCGGAACGACGGGGGCGTGCTCCCGCATGATCTTCTCGTCGAGCGCCTGCCAGGCACCCTCCGCCTCGGCGACGGGGAGCGTCTGGATCCGGTCGATCTCGGTGTTGACGTCCTCCGCGTTGAAGTACGCGAGGTTGTTGTTACCGGTGTCACGGATCGAACGACCGTCGAACAGCGCCGGGAAGACCGTCGCGGCGCTCGGCCAGTCAGCACCCCAGCCACCACGGATCAGGTCGAACTGGTTGGTCTTGGTGCCGACCGTGGCGTAGTAGGTCGCCGAGTCCAGCGGGTTCAGCACGATGTCGAAGCCCGCCTTGGCCAGCATCTCCTTGTACAGCGCGGCCCGGTTCTGGTGGGCGGCGGTGTTCGGGAAGGCGTAGGTCAGCTTGACGGTCTGGCCGCCGAGCAGTTCCTTGGCCTTCTCGACGTCACCGGTCTGGCCGCCGTCGTAGGCGTTGTAGTCCTTGTAGCCGGACAGGGTCGGCGACATCAGGCTGGCGCCGAAGGAGTGGATGCCACCGGTCTGCTTGATGAGCGCATCCCGGTCCACCGCGTAGTTCAGCGCCTGGCGGACCTTGAGGTCGGTCACCCGCAGGTTGTTGATGTAGAGGTACTCGACGTACTGCGACGGGCCCTTGGCGACCCGCTCGGCAACCTCACCGGACTGGGTCTTCGGCAGGTTGGCCGCCGGCACGTTCGACCACATGATCGCCGACTGGTCGTCCGGCGCGTTCGCGATGATCCGGTTGGACGCGGTCTCGGCGTTGGTGCCGAACTCGACCCGGATGCCGTCCGGGTAGGCGTTGCGGATCGGGTCGGTGGCCGCGTCCCAGTGCGGGTTACGAACCAGGTTGATGAACTGGTCGTACTGGTGCTCCTGGATCATGTACGGACCCGAGGAGACCGGCTTGAGGTCGTAGTCGGCCTTGGTGTCCTTCGCCGCCGGGACCGGAGCGGTCGTCGGCATGGCCACCGCGTACGGGGTCTCGCACCGCGGCTTGGCGAAGGTGAAGGTGATGGTGTTGCCCTCGACGGTGACGCCCGGAACCTGCGCGCCGGCCGACTGGAACGGGCCCTTGTAGGTGGTGTTGTATTCGGTGCTGTCCGCCAGCCACTGCTGGAGGTACAGCGGGCCGTCGCCCCAGTCCGGGTCGAACGAGCGCGAGATGCCGTAGACCACGTCCTGCGCGGTGATCGGCGATCCGTCGTCGAACTTCAGGCCGTCCTTGAGCGTGTACTTCCAGGTCTTGCAGTCGCTGTTGACGTCCTCACCGGCGTTGGTGGCGAGGTCGCCGACCAGCCGCAGCTTGCCGGTGCCGTCCTCCTTGTAGCCGGTCAGCGTCCGGGCGAACTGGGTCGCGAAGGACAGCGCGTCGGACACGTAGATCTTCTGCGGGTCCAAGTGCGCGAATTCGGACTCGTGGAGGATCTTGACGACGCCACCCTTGGTGGCGCCGGGAACCTCCTTCGCCGGGCCCTGGGACTCGGCGGGGTCGGTCGCGATGGTGCCGGTCTGGACTACAGCTTCTCCGTTGCCGTCCTCGGAATCGGTGGTTTCCGAGCAACCCGTGGCAACCAGAGCGACCGCCAGAACGCCGGCAGAGAGCGCTCCAAGCTTCCGTCGCACGTCTTTCTCCTTCCCTCCTGCCGTTCCGCACCTGGGCCACTCGGCCCGCCACGGCGGGAACGGAAGCAAATTTTCAATCTTCTATGGGGACCGCTCGGACCTACTTGTCCGACTTGGGGTCGAGCGCGTCACGCAACGAGTCGCCGAACAGGTTGAAGGCGAGCACGAGGAGGAACACCGTCAGTGCCGGCCACAGGAAGTAGGTCGGCATCGGCTCCAGGTATTCACGCGCCGCGTAGACCAGCCGGCCCAGGTCGGGCGTCGGCTCGATCACGCCGATGTTGAGGAACGACAGGGCGGCCTCGGCGGTGATGAAGGCGGGCAGCGCCAGCGAGAAGGTCACCAGGACCGGCGCCCAGATGTTGGGCAGAAGCTGGCGGAAGAGGATGTGCGGGGTGCGCGCGCCAGCGGCGCGGGCCGCGTCGACGTACTCCCGCTCGCGCAGCGAGAGCACCTGGCCGCGGACCAGCCGGGCCGTCGACATCCACCCGAAGAGCGAGAAGACCCCGATGATCACCGCGATCCGGAACCACCCCGGGACCTCTTCGCCCGGCTGGTAGAAGTAGAGGTTGACGATCGGGATGACCGCGAGCGCGAAGATCAGGAAGGGGAAGGCGAGCATGAAGTCGACGAGCCAGGTGATCGCCTGGTCGATCCAGCCGCCGAAGTAGCCGGCGACGATACCCATCACGACACCGACCACGACGGTGATGACCGCTGCCGCCGAGGCGATGAGCAACGAGGTGCGCAGGCCGTAGACGAGCTGCATGAAGACGTCGCGGCCGCTGCCGCCCTGGAGCCCCAGCCAGTGCTCGCTGGACATGCCGCCGGCGTAGCCGAGCGGGAAGCCCTGCCGGTTGAGCTTGTCGCTGTGGTTCTGGGTCGGGCTAACCCCGTAGAACATCTCGATGAGCGGCGCGGCGATCGCGAGGACCACGAAGAAGACGACGAGCGAGAAGCTGAAGATGGCCGTCTTGTCGCGCTTGAGCCGTAGCCACGCGAGCTGCCCTGGCGACCGCCCCACGAAGTTCCGCTCTTCGGCGGTGGTCTTGGGCGCGTCGGTCGGGGAACCGACCTCCATCGCCGAGCCTGTCATCCCGTCACCGACGGGCTGCATGCCGGGCGGAGAGGTGGTGCTGCTCATGGACCGGGGCCTCCTTTGCCGACGAAGGATCGCTTCGTCTGTTCGGCAAAAGCTAGCCCGCTGACAGCGACTTTCGGAATAGCCCAATGCATCGTTCAGATAACAGGTCAATCACTGGACGGCGGTCCCGCTGTAACAGTCAGTCGTTAACCAGCCGACGGGCACATATCCTACCTTACAGACAGGTTTCGGGCGCACCCATATGGCTCGTATGATCGTTCCATGGGGTTTCCGCCGTCGGCGCCGTCACTTTCCGACGTAAGTCGGGCACTTGCCGTATTCGCCCATCCGGACGATGTCGACTTCGGTTCCGCGGGCACGATCGCCTCCTGGGTGGACCAGGGTATCGACGTCAGTTATTTGTTGATCACGCGCGGAGATGCCGGCGGATACGACGACACCCCCGCGATCAGATGCGCAAGATCCGTGAGAAAGAGCAGCGTGCGGCCGCCGCCGCGGTGGGTGTCCGACAGGTCGAATTCCTCGACGGGTACGCCGACGGCATGCTCGCCCCGACCCTGGAGCTACGGCGCGACATCACCGCCGTGATCCGCCGCTTCCGCCCCGACCGGGTGCTCACCAGCTCGCCGCTGCGCCGGTGGGAACGGCTCGCCGGCCCCAGCCACCCCGACCACCTCGCCGCCGGCGAGGCGACCACCTGCGCGATCTATCCCGACGCCCGCAACCGCTTCGCCTTCCCGGAACTGCTGGAGCAGGGTCTGGAGCCCTGGGTGGTGCGGGAGGTCTGGTACGCCGGCGGCCCCGCGCCCGATCACGTGGTCGACATCACCGAGCGGTATCCCCGCAAACTCGCCGCGATGCGGGCGCACGCCACCCAGACCGGGCACATGGACCTGGAAACCTGGTTGCGGGACGTGTTGACGACCGTCGCCGAGAACGCCGGGCTCCCCGCCGGCCGGCTGGCCGAGGCGTTCACGGTGCTGCGTACGGAGTGACCCCGGCGGTCAGACCAGCCGGCGGTCGGCGGCCCAGCGGGACAGCTCGTAACGGTTGGACATCTGGAGCTTGCGCAGCACGTTCGACACGTGCGTCTCGACCGTCTTGATCGAGATGAACAGCTCCTTGGCGATCTCCTTGTACGCGTACCCGCGGGCCAGCAGCCGCAGCACCTCGCGCTCACGGTTGGTGAGCTGGTCCAGCTCCGGATCCGCGACCGGGGTGTCGGGCCGGGCGGCGAACGCGTCGAGCACGAAGCCGGCCAGCCGCGGACTGAACACCGCGTCACCGTCGGCGACCCGGCGGATCGCCGCGGCCAGGTCGTCCGGTGAGATGGTCTTGGTGACGTAGCCCCGGGCACCGGCCCGGATCAGCCCGATCACGTCCTCGGCCGCGTCCGACACGCTGAGGGCGAGGAACCGGACCTGCGGATGGGTACGCCGCAGTGCCTCCAGCACCGCCCGGCCACCCCCGTCCGGCATGTGTACGTCGAGCAGCACCACGTCGGGCTCGGCGGCGGCGATCCGGGTGAGCGCCTCGGCCACCGTGCTCGCCTCGCCGATCACGTCGACGTGGGCGCCGAGTTCGGCGCGTACCCCGGCCCGGAACATCGCGTGGTCGTCGACGAGGAACACGCGCAGCCGCCGCGGGGTGTCGCCGCCGGCGTCCGCCGCGCCCGTCGCCTGCTGGTCGGTCATCTGCGCTACCTGTCCTTCCCTGACGAGGAGCTGTCCGGTGCCGTCGGCATGATCAGCCTCACCTCGGTGCCTTCCCCGGCTCGCTGCGGATCTCGGCCCGGCCGCCGTGCCGCTTCATCCGGCCGATGATCGAGCCCCGTACCCCGTGCCGATGGTCTTCTACCGTGGACAGGTCGAAGCCGGCGCCACGGTCGCGGACGAACACGCTCACCTGCTCGGGTTCCACCTCAGCGTAGAGCGAGACGGTCTGCACCTTCGCGTGCCGGGCCGCGTTCACCAGCGCCTCGCGGGCCGCGGCGACCAGGGCCGCGACGTGTTCGTCGGTCTCCCGGTCACCGACCACCACCGCTTCGACGGTGATCGCGTAGGTGTCCTCGACCTCGGCCGCGGCCTGCTCCAGCGCGGCGGCGAACCGTTCGGTCGGCGATCCGGTCGGCTTGTAGAGCCAGTTGCGCAGCGACCGCTCCTGACCACGGGCCAGCCGTTGCACCGTCTTGACGTCGCCGGCGTTGCGCTGGATCAGGGCCAGGGTGTGCAGCACCTGGTCATGGATCATGGCGGCGAGTTCGGCCCGCTCCTGCTCCCGGATGCGCCCCTCGCGCTCGGCCCGCAACTGGTTGAACGTACGCCACAGGACCGGTGCCGCGACCACCGTGACACCGGCGAGGCCGACCAGGGCGAAGATGATCCCGTTGAGTACGGCGTCGAAGCTGTCCTGTGGCGAGTAGACCGCGACCACACCGATGATGCCGACCGCCACCAGCAGGCCACCGCCGATGAAGCGCAGTACGAAGGCGCGCCGGTCGCTCTCCTCGATGACCGCGCCGAGCCACGGCACCGGCATCGTCTCGCTCCACTGCCGGCGGCGCTCCGGGGCGGACTGGTGCCAGATCACCCCGGCACCGACCGCGACGATCGCGACCAGCCAACCGGCGGTGCCGGCCACACCGGTCGAGCCGAAGACCATGATCTGGATGATCATCACGCCGATACCGATGGCGATGAACGGCAACATCTGCACGAGGTCACGCCGGGCCGGCGGCTCCGCGCCGTCGGGCCGTACCGGCACCACCGCCCAGAAGGCGGCGTAGAGCAGCAGACCGAGACCGCTGAAGCTGAGCAGCACGACGAAGGCGATCCGGACACCGGTGACACCGATGGCGAGATGCTGGGCCACTCCCGAGGCCACTCCGGCGACCATGCGCTGGTCACGGGCGCGGTACAGGCGGGGTGGCTGGATCGCGGTGGTGATCGTCGGCTCCCTGCTCCGTGCCGGCGTACGGGTGCCGGCGGTACGTCGTCGGCCACTGAACCGCTGGTCGGCCGACCGCCGGACAGGCTGCCGGCGTCGCTTCGATCGTCACACGCCGTGGCCTGCTCCGGCCACGGGGACGCCCCGGACATCCGACGGGTGCGGATCTCAGGGTGCGTTCAGGGTCCGATCCTGACGCCGTTCGGGTGCGGCGGGCGAAAGTATTCACGGTATGACCGATGAAGCTGCCGAGTCCCGTAGACCGGCAAAGGCGGAACCCGCCGGCCAGTCGCAGCAGCCGCTGCCCGGCTCGGCGCCTTCCGCCGGCGACGACAGCCCGGCCGCCACCCCACCCGCCGCCTCCCCCGCCGTCGAGCCGGTGGTCGGACCGGCGCCGGCCATGCCTACACCCGCGGCCATGCCGGCACCGCGCCCCATGCCCGCGCCGGCGGCCATGCCGCCGCCTGTGCCGGCGGCCATGCCGCCTGCCGGGCAGGCGTCCGCCGGGCAGGCGCCGGGCACCGCCGGCGGGACCGGCACGACACCGCCCACCCAAACACCACCCGCTGCCGCGCCGCCGCCCGCCGATCCGGCGACCGCCGCCGGACCACCGCCGTCCGGTGGCAGCGTTCCACCCCCCGCCGGCCCACCACCCGGCGGTCCACCACCCGGCGGCACCGGGGGCCCGCCGCCCGGCGGCCCGCCACCCTGGGGGCAGGGGCCTGCGCGCGGCGCCTTCGCCACCCGGTACGGCCTGGTCCGCCCCCGCGACGGCCGCTACCTCGCGGGCGTGTGCGCCGCGATCGGCCGTGCCACGAACACCGACCCGATCCTGTGGCGGGTGCTGCTGGCCGTACTCGGTTTCTTCGGGGGCATCGGCATCCTGGTGTACGTCGCCGCGTGGCTGCTCATCCCGTCCGAGGGTGACACCGCGTCGCCGGTCGAGTCGATGCTCGGCCGCGGGCGGTCGAGCATGTCGCCGGTGACGGTGATCGTGCTCGGCGTCCTCATCGCGGTGATGTTCGGCTTCATCGTGACCGACTCGTTCCGGGCCGTGATGCTCGGCACGGCGATCCTCATCGGGGGTGCGCTGCTGCTCAACCGCAACAGCGCCGGGTCGCCGCCGGACAGCCGGACGGACGGGGCGGTACCGCCGGGTGGGGGCGGCCCGGTGCCGCCGTACGCCGGTCCGGCACCGGTGTTCCCGCCGGGTCCGGTACCGCCCGTGCCGCCCGCCGGCGGGCCGCCGCAGGCCATGTACCCACCGGCGCCCCCCGGCACGCCGGCCGGGCCGCTGCCGCCCAGCCTCACGAAACCGGCGGCCACACCGGCCCCGCCCGACTTCACGAAGCCGCAGACCACGGTCCCGGTGGGGCCGGGCTCCCCCGCCGCGGGCTACCCGCCGCCGTCGCCGTACGTGTCGGAGGTGGCCCCGCCGCAGCCGGGCGGCCCCGACCGCACCGCGCCGACCGCCGTACTGCCGCCGGTGTGGCCCACCGGGCCGGCGGCCCCGGTACCGGCTCCGCCGGCGGGCGGCTACCGGCCACCGTTCGCGCCGCACGGCCCGTACGCGGGGACCGGTCCGTTTCCACCGGTGCCACCGAAACCGGTGAACCTCCCGAAACCACCCAAGCCACCGAAGGAACGGTCACCGCTCGGCGCCGCCACCTTCTCGATGATCTTCGTGGTGCTCGGCCTGCTGGCAATGCTGCACGTGGCAGGCGTGTTCGCACCGAGCCCCTCCGCGTACTTCGCGGCGGTGCTGGCCACCATCGCGCTCGGCCTGCTCGTCGGCGCCTGGCTCGGCCGGGCCCGGTGGCTGATCGCTCTCGGCCTGGTCGCCGCCGCGGCGCTCGGCTTCACCTCGATGGTCGAGTCGTTCAACGACGGCCGTCCGCACGGCGACGTCGTCGTCTGGAGTCCGGCCTCGCACGACGCGTTGGCCACCCGCTACTCGAGCCCCTTCGGGGACTCCACCCTCGACCTGCGGTCGGTGGACTTCAGCGGGCAGAACACCGAGATCACCGTCGACGTCAACATCGGAACGGTCACCGTGCTCGTGCCGCCCCAGGTCGACGTGGTGGCCGTGACCAGCGTCGGCGTCGGCGACGCGCGGGTCTTCGGCCAGCGCTGGAGCGGCATCGACAGCAACAACCGCGAGGTACGCGACCTCGGCGCCGACGGTGCCGGCGGGGGCGACCTGCGGCTGTTCGTGAACATCAACGCCGGCGACGTGGAGGTCCGTCGATGAAAGCGCACCGCACCGATGGGGTGTCCCTGACGTTCGCCCTGATCTTTCTCGGTCTGGCCGGCTGGTGGCTGGTCGCCCAGATCTTCCACCTCGCGCTGCCGACGGTGGGCTGGTTCCTGGCCAGCGGGCTGATCCTGCTCGGCGTCTTCGGCCTGATCGGGGCACTGCGGTCAAGCCGCGCCACGCCGGCCGGGGGCGAGCCCGACCCGGTCGCCCCGACCAGCGGCGGGGCCGTCGATCCGGTCAGCGGCGCGCCGTACGAGCCGGTCACCGCACCACCGGCGGACCCGGAGGACACCCGCCGGCTGTGACGTGATCGCGGCGGCGCCGCCTATGCTGGCCGATGGAGGTACCGCCGCCATCGGCCGGTCCGCGACCCGCTGACCGGACGCGGCACAACTCGTCACGCGGCCCCGTGCGGCACGCGTTCCGATCCTGATCTGCGAGGAGCCCGCCCGACATGACCGAGTCCCCCGCCGTACGCGCGACCGGCCAGCGCGGTCCGGTCCGCGTCGGCGAGCGCGCCGCCCGGACCCTGACGACCGAACTCGCCCGGCACCAGGCGCCGAAGAGTGCCCTGCTGGTCGACGCGTCGCCCGATTCCGCGGTGCTGGCCGCGGCGATCGACGCGCTGCTGCCCGGCGACGCGCTCACCCTGGTGCCCACCGAGGCAGGTCGGGCCGCCGCGTTGCGGGAGCACGTCACGGAGCAGGGCCGGTGGGTCGCCGACCGGGTGAGCGTGGTCGACTCGCTCGCCGAGGCCGACCCGGCCGACGTGGTGATGGTCGCCGAACCCCTCGCCGGCACCGCCGAGGAGACCCGGACCACGCTGGACACGCTGACCAAGCACCTGACCGATGGTGCGGTGCTGGCGGTCGCCGTACCGGCGCTGCCCGGCGCGACGCCCGGCGCGGCCGCCGAACTGGACCGGCAGGGTGCGCTCTTCGGGGTCGGCACCGACCTGGTGCTGCGCAACCAGCCCCCGCTGCGGGTCTACCGCCTCCGGTTCACCGCGGCCGACCCGGCCGCCGCCGACAAGCTGACGCCGGCGTACCGGCCGTCGAGCGTGCCGTTGACCCGGGGCATGCACATCGACTCCAACGGCGTGGCCGCGGCCGGGATCGCGCTGGGCCTGGCGGCCCTGTCGCGGGTGAGCCGGCCGAAGTCGAAGCTGTGGCTGGTGCCGGCGCTGGCCGCCGTACCGGTCGCGGCGTTCTTCCGCGACCCGGAGCGGGACGTGCCCGAGGACGCGTCGGCCGTCGTGGCGGCCAGCGACGGCAAGGTGCTCTCGGTCGAACGGCTGCGCGACGAACGCTTCGGCGATCAGGAGTTCCTTCGGATCGCGGTGTTCCTGTCGGTCCTGGACGTGCACGTCAACCGGGCCCCGGTCGCCGGCAAGGTGGTCGACTACTTCGTCGCCGACGGCGGCTTCGCGGCCGCGATGAAGCCGGACGCCGAGCACAACGTGGCCGCCTACACGGTGCTCGACACCAGCCGGGGCACGGTGGTGGTCGCGCAGCGGACCGGCCTGATCGCCCGCCGGATCGTGCAGCGGGCGCCGGTCGGTTCGCTGCTGGCCCGCGGTGAGCGGTTCGGCCTGATCCGCTTCGGTTCGCGGACCGACGTCTACCTGCCGGCCGAGTCCGCCGAGCCGCTCGTGGCACCCGGCGACCGGGTGCTGGGAGGTTCATCGGTCATCGCCCGCTGGAGCTGACCCGTACGACACACGGCCGCCATCCCCGACGGGGGTGGCGGCCGT is a window from the Polymorphospora rubra genome containing:
- a CDS encoding ABC transporter ATP-binding protein; this translates as MSTLASGNTAATDPAKGPYLQVKDLRVQFNTEDGVVRAVDGISFSVERGRTLGIVGESGSGKSVTSLSILGLHNAKRTKISGEIEVGGRNVVGMNEEQVRRLRGRDMAMIFQDPLSALHPYYKVGRQIAEAYKVHHPSASKAEANKRAVEMLDRVGIPQPQKRANAYPHEFSGGMRQRAMIAMALVNDPDLLIADEPTTALDVTVQAQILDLLEDLQKEFNSAIIMITHDLGVVAQVADDVLVMYGGRAVEFGSTEQVLRRPQHPYTWGLLASVPSLHGDADAELVPIKGNPPSLINLPSGCAFNPRCRYAGRNGDRSFTEVPELRQVQERGHLVACHLSEADRKRYYAEDIAPSAGVAQ
- a CDS encoding ABC transporter permease; its protein translation is MLRFLIKRLLLGAMTLILVSIVGFALFFMVPSSPAYVMCGKNCSPERIAQVNESLGLDRPAHQQYADFVKGVFVGRTIVDATTVRECPAPCLGYSFRGREPVTDMMKRSFPVTASVVGGAMVIYLTVGVGLGMISALRKGTLFDRGAIALSLGFASTQIYTLGFLLLLLLVYTLGVLPNPSYTPITQDPVAWASGLLLPWITLGLINSAAYARFSRAQMVETLSEDFVRTARAKGLPNRTVNGRHALRAAITPIVTIAGLDLGVQLGGVLITESVFSLNGIGRAAVEAVGELNLPVVMATVLIAAFFIVTMNIIVDMLYAVIDPRVRLG
- a CDS encoding ABC transporter substrate-binding protein; amino-acid sequence: MRRKLGALSAGVLAVALVATGCSETTDSEDGNGEAVVQTGTIATDPAESQGPAKEVPGATKGGVVKILHESEFAHLDPQKIYVSDALSFATQFARTLTGYKEDGTGKLRLVGDLATNAGEDVNSDCKTWKYTLKDGLKFDDGSPITAQDVVYGISRSFDPDWGDGPLYLQQWLADSTEYNTTYKGPFQSAGAQVPGVTVEGNTITFTFAKPRCETPYAVAMPTTAPVPAAKDTKADYDLKPVSSGPYMIQEHQYDQFINLVRNPHWDAATDPIRNAYPDGIRVEFGTNAETASNRIIANAPDDQSAIMWSNVPAANLPKTQSGEVAERVAKGPSQYVEYLYINNLRVTDLKVRQALNYAVDRDALIKQTGGIHSFGASLMSPTLSGYKDYNAYDGGQTGDVEKAKELLGGQTVKLTYAFPNTAAHQNRAALYKEMLAKAGFDIVLNPLDSATYYATVGTKTNQFDLIRGGWGADWPSAATVFPALFDGRSIRDTGNNNLAYFNAEDVNTEIDRIQTLPVAEAEGAWQALDEKIMREHAPVVPLWYIGNYEMFGSKIGGTFLSDSFGHLTLNTIFVKP
- a CDS encoding ABC transporter permease; the encoded protein is MSSTTSPPGMQPVGDGMTGSAMEVGSPTDAPKTTAEERNFVGRSPGQLAWLRLKRDKTAIFSFSLVVFFVVLAIAAPLIEMFYGVSPTQNHSDKLNRQGFPLGYAGGMSSEHWLGLQGGSGRDVFMQLVYGLRTSLLIASAAAVITVVVGVVMGIVAGYFGGWIDQAITWLVDFMLAFPFLIFALAVIPIVNLYFYQPGEEVPGWFRIAVIIGVFSLFGWMSTARLVRGQVLSLREREYVDAARAAGARTPHILFRQLLPNIWAPVLVTFSLALPAFITAEAALSFLNIGVIEPTPDLGRLVYAAREYLEPMPTYFLWPALTVFLLVLAFNLFGDSLRDALDPKSDK
- a CDS encoding response regulator, which codes for MTDQQATGAADAGGDTPRRLRVFLVDDHAMFRAGVRAELGAHVDVIGEASTVAEALTRIAAAEPDVVLLDVHMPDGGGRAVLEALRRTHPQVRFLALSVSDAAEDVIGLIRAGARGYVTKTISPDDLAAAIRRVADGDAVFSPRLAGFVLDAFAARPDTPVADPELDQLTNREREVLRLLARGYAYKEIAKELFISIKTVETHVSNVLRKLQMSNRYELSRWAADRRLV
- a CDS encoding PspC domain-containing protein produces the protein MPTPAAMPAPRPMPAPAAMPPPVPAAMPPAGQASAGQAPGTAGGTGTTPPTQTPPAAAPPPADPATAAGPPPSGGSVPPPAGPPPGGPPPGGTGGPPPGGPPPWGQGPARGAFATRYGLVRPRDGRYLAGVCAAIGRATNTDPILWRVLLAVLGFFGGIGILVYVAAWLLIPSEGDTASPVESMLGRGRSSMSPVTVIVLGVLIAVMFGFIVTDSFRAVMLGTAILIGGALLLNRNSAGSPPDSRTDGAVPPGGGGPVPPYAGPAPVFPPGPVPPVPPAGGPPQAMYPPAPPGTPAGPLPPSLTKPAATPAPPDFTKPQTTVPVGPGSPAAGYPPPSPYVSEVAPPQPGGPDRTAPTAVLPPVWPTGPAAPVPAPPAGGYRPPFAPHGPYAGTGPFPPVPPKPVNLPKPPKPPKERSPLGAATFSMIFVVLGLLAMLHVAGVFAPSPSAYFAAVLATIALGLLVGAWLGRARWLIALGLVAAAALGFTSMVESFNDGRPHGDVVVWSPASHDALATRYSSPFGDSTLDLRSVDFSGQNTEITVDVNIGTVTVLVPPQVDVVAVTSVGVGDARVFGQRWSGIDSNNREVRDLGADGAGGGDLRLFVNINAGDVEVRR
- a CDS encoding phosphatidylserine decarboxylase, with protein sequence MTESPAVRATGQRGPVRVGERAARTLTTELARHQAPKSALLVDASPDSAVLAAAIDALLPGDALTLVPTEAGRAAALREHVTEQGRWVADRVSVVDSLAEADPADVVMVAEPLAGTAEETRTTLDTLTKHLTDGAVLAVAVPALPGATPGAAAELDRQGALFGVGTDLVLRNQPPLRVYRLRFTAADPAAADKLTPAYRPSSVPLTRGMHIDSNGVAAAGIALGLAALSRVSRPKSKLWLVPALAAVPVAAFFRDPERDVPEDASAVVAASDGKVLSVERLRDERFGDQEFLRIAVFLSVLDVHVNRAPVAGKVVDYFVADGGFAAAMKPDAEHNVAAYTVLDTSRGTVVVAQRTGLIARRIVQRAPVGSLLARGERFGLIRFGSRTDVYLPAESAEPLVAPGDRVLGGSSVIARWS